Proteins from a single region of Paraglaciecola sp. T6c:
- a CDS encoding Npun_F0296 family exosortase-dependent surface protein has translation MSNLVKKTKLVTLAALLAFGAASQASAATISFGGQTATDGSGQTSSRIDASNQITAATVSNGYFVETFDSATVFPVGAGGDTSYNVAGASDGCQINSPLAVTPSGAGVLNVRNNSVPNVAAAPAGDNTCYAYTTPENIGSDSSVDINYTTFLANVGGIEASLAGSKINYLGFYWGSVDTYNSFEFYDGATLVASITGPQLLAQLNGSPGNQTSPASNTYVNIDFSDAEAFDNFKVISSGIAGEFDNVVVGLKQVPAPANLAFLGLGLLGLGLGRRFKK, from the coding sequence ATGTCAAACTTAGTTAAGAAAACAAAATTAGTAACACTAGCCGCTCTTTTAGCGTTTGGTGCAGCAAGTCAAGCAAGCGCTGCGACTATCAGTTTCGGTGGCCAGACAGCGACTGACGGCTCAGGTCAAACAAGCTCTCGTATAGATGCTAGCAACCAAATTACTGCAGCGACTGTTTCAAACGGATATTTCGTTGAAACCTTCGATAGTGCAACTGTTTTCCCGGTTGGTGCTGGTGGTGACACAAGTTATAATGTTGCTGGCGCATCTGATGGTTGTCAAATCAACTCGCCGTTAGCAGTAACTCCAAGCGGTGCTGGTGTATTGAATGTTCGTAATAATTCAGTACCTAACGTAGCAGCAGCGCCAGCTGGTGACAACACTTGTTACGCATACACCACACCAGAAAATATTGGATCAGATAGCTCGGTAGATATTAATTATACAACGTTCTTAGCGAACGTTGGTGGTATTGAAGCTAGCCTTGCTGGTTCAAAAATTAACTACTTGGGCTTCTACTGGGGCTCAGTAGATACTTATAACAGCTTTGAGTTTTATGATGGCGCTACTTTAGTTGCATCAATCACTGGTCCACAGTTGTTGGCACAATTAAACGGTAGCCCTGGTAACCAAACATCACCTGCATCTAACACTTATGTGAATATTGACTTCTCGGATGCCGAAGCGTTCGATAACTTCAAAGTAATTTCTTCTGGTATCGCTGGAGAGTTCGATAACGTTGTTGTTGGTTTAAAACAAGTTCCAGCTCCTGCAAACTTGGCTTTCTTAGGTCTTGGTCTTTTAGGTCTTGGTCTTGGTAGAAGATTTAAAAAATAA
- a CDS encoding PEP-CTERM/exosortase system-associated acyltransferase, which yields MKQLRKYADLPIIGPVVKKVMNLVVSQKANQISRHFAEYLSPVVALSDDLRNESYKIRHKVYCEELKFEDERSDKMETDQFDSHSTHCLIKHLPTGEYAGTVRIVRSMSEEQLLPIEKYCISSIADDAVHPSDFPRSEICEISRLAVPAQFRKRATDKFKGSATGAINEHIYSERELRCFPFIAVGLYLCAASTSRKHDIKHCFVMMEPRLARSLRFVGIPFQQVGPVVEYHGKRAPYYISRHLLMSGLTPGFKRMLKNIEKKVNSQFN from the coding sequence ATGAAACAACTTCGAAAGTACGCTGATCTCCCTATTATTGGGCCAGTGGTAAAAAAAGTAATGAATTTGGTGGTAAGCCAGAAGGCTAATCAGATCTCTAGACATTTCGCGGAATACCTCAGCCCTGTTGTTGCCCTGTCAGACGATCTTCGTAATGAATCTTATAAAATTAGGCACAAAGTCTATTGCGAAGAATTAAAGTTTGAAGATGAACGTTCAGACAAGATGGAAACAGATCAATTTGATAGTCACTCTACCCATTGTTTAATTAAGCACCTCCCTACTGGTGAATATGCCGGTACGGTTCGCATCGTGCGCTCTATGAGTGAAGAGCAACTCCTACCAATAGAGAAATACTGTATTAGTTCGATTGCTGATGACGCAGTACATCCAAGTGATTTTCCACGAAGTGAAATATGTGAAATATCTCGATTGGCAGTCCCCGCTCAGTTTCGAAAGCGTGCCACGGATAAATTTAAGGGTTCAGCCACAGGTGCTATCAATGAGCATATTTACTCTGAGCGCGAGCTACGCTGTTTCCCCTTTATTGCGGTGGGGCTATATTTGTGCGCCGCGTCTACCTCGCGTAAACACGATATTAAACATTGTTTTGTGATGATGGAGCCAAGACTGGCGCGCAGCTTACGCTTTGTGGGCATCCCCTTTCAACAAGTTGGCCCCGTTGTAGAATATCACGGGAAGAGAGCCCCATACTATATCAGCCGTCACCTATTAATGAGCGGCCTAACACCTGGCTTTAAGCGCATGCTGAAGAATATCGAAAAGAAAGTTAATTCACAATTCAACTGA
- a CDS encoding FAD-binding oxidoreductase: protein MKLIREVIPDTEAVLFTKESATKRFGKTTFSDDVVIDFAVQITNESAIPKLLQLANKYQFYLYPISTGNNWGYGSIQNTPINGPRVVVDLSALKSIIPNNKKAGLVTVQPGVTQQDLFNFLQENDWPFMVPVTGAGPHCSILGNALERGYGITPRTDHFAAVNALKAYLPHPNLCHTKFESAVSALDGSSYDYIDKTFKWGLGPYIDGLFTQSNFGIVTEMTIRLAPKPQHFSAFYLQVFDSEKFSDAVALIEQNLLDSEGIIGSINLMDRRRLVSMVAQNPNGQGQHNVMSDKQVETIAKEQRLPQWMIVGTIYGSKKVVSATQKQFKRRAKHLGQLNFSNSWLINVAKFILNLPLPSNAAIDKIKSQLSTLDEGIEIMLGKPNQVALPLAYWRNPRVEVDKSNDLLPDRDKCGLLWYAPLIKMAPEVLTEFVSFIRETTPKYGIEPLITFTNLKHDCIDSTVPLVFNLESPEAVSAAHLCLKELFIEGCKKGFVPYRMNITQQAALPADGIFWQTTTLLKQAIDPNGILAPDRYNP, encoded by the coding sequence ATGAAACTGATACGCGAGGTAATACCTGATACTGAAGCTGTACTTTTTACTAAAGAGAGTGCGACTAAGCGTTTTGGTAAAACGACTTTCTCTGACGATGTTGTTATTGACTTCGCTGTTCAAATAACAAACGAGTCTGCCATACCCAAACTACTGCAGTTAGCGAATAAATATCAGTTCTACTTATACCCCATTAGCACCGGAAATAACTGGGGTTATGGTTCAATTCAAAATACTCCCATTAATGGCCCAAGAGTGGTTGTAGATTTAAGCGCACTTAAGTCTATTATCCCCAATAATAAAAAAGCGGGGTTAGTGACGGTTCAACCAGGTGTGACTCAGCAGGATTTATTTAATTTTTTACAAGAAAACGACTGGCCATTTATGGTGCCTGTTACCGGTGCGGGGCCCCACTGCAGTATTTTAGGAAATGCATTAGAACGAGGTTATGGTATCACCCCCAGAACGGATCATTTTGCTGCGGTCAACGCGTTAAAAGCATATCTTCCTCACCCTAATTTGTGTCATACGAAATTTGAATCGGCGGTTTCAGCCTTAGATGGTTCTTCCTATGACTATATTGATAAAACCTTTAAATGGGGTTTGGGTCCGTATATAGATGGTTTATTCACTCAAAGTAACTTTGGCATTGTCACCGAAATGACGATTCGTCTCGCCCCTAAGCCCCAGCATTTTAGTGCCTTCTACTTACAAGTCTTTGATTCAGAAAAATTCTCCGATGCAGTCGCCCTTATAGAGCAGAACTTGCTAGATTCAGAAGGTATTATTGGCTCTATCAACTTAATGGATCGCCGTCGTCTAGTATCAATGGTTGCCCAAAACCCAAACGGTCAAGGTCAGCACAATGTCATGAGTGATAAGCAAGTTGAAACGATAGCCAAAGAGCAGCGCTTACCCCAATGGATGATAGTCGGTACTATTTACGGCTCCAAAAAAGTGGTTTCAGCCACCCAAAAGCAGTTTAAGCGACGGGCAAAACACTTAGGTCAACTTAATTTTTCAAATAGCTGGCTGATTAACGTCGCCAAATTTATCCTCAACTTACCTTTGCCATCGAACGCCGCCATTGACAAAATAAAATCCCAATTAAGCACCCTGGATGAAGGAATCGAAATTATGTTGGGCAAACCCAATCAGGTTGCCCTGCCCCTTGCATACTGGCGCAACCCTAGGGTTGAGGTTGATAAAAGTAATGACCTTCTACCAGACAGGGACAAATGTGGCTTGCTGTGGTACGCACCGCTTATTAAAATGGCTCCAGAGGTGCTAACTGAATTCGTCTCATTTATCAGAGAAACCACACCTAAGTACGGAATAGAGCCTTTGATCACATTTACAAATCTGAAACATGACTGTATTGACTCTACTGTACCGCTTGTTTTTAATTTGGAGAGTCCTGAAGCGGTGTCCGCAGCACACCTATGTTTGAAAGAACTTTTCATCGAGGGATGTAAGAAAGGATTTGTACCTTATCGCATGAACATAACACAGCAAGCCGCTTTACCTGCTGATGGTATTTTCTGGCAGACAACGACTCTTTTAAAGCAAGCCATTGACCCAAATGGAATTTTAGCACCCGACAGGTATAACCCTTAA